From Paracoccus aminovorans, one genomic window encodes:
- a CDS encoding DUF1523 family protein gives MRWFLTVLGVIFGIVVFLFLDYALPSKQTVRITNTYNRLTDIGANRIFYASPDTGTVQNAAGQRDVRFIDTVRPNGKPYVYRNEDTGWIWPPYFKYDSSNLHAQATDLRSTSANPEWVSVTSYGWRVAWLSVYPNAISIKPVAGPGVKPFNWPAQIILLLLGGLLFLIWRMWNQFRERTIDPAVRSADQAWDRLDARADAARDRAQGRMRRWWNGLKGR, from the coding sequence ATGCGCTGGTTCCTGACCGTTCTTGGGGTGATCTTCGGGATCGTGGTCTTTCTGTTCCTGGATTACGCGCTGCCCTCGAAGCAGACGGTGCGCATCACCAATACCTACAACCGGCTGACCGACATCGGCGCGAACCGCATCTTCTATGCCTCGCCCGATACCGGCACGGTGCAGAACGCGGCAGGCCAGCGCGACGTGCGTTTCATCGACACGGTGCGGCCGAACGGCAAGCCCTATGTCTATCGCAACGAGGATACCGGCTGGATCTGGCCGCCCTATTTCAAATACGACAGCTCGAACCTGCATGCCCAGGCGACCGACCTGCGCTCGACCTCGGCCAATCCGGAATGGGTCAGCGTGACCTCATACGGCTGGCGGGTGGCCTGGCTGTCGGTCTATCCCAACGCGATCTCGATCAAGCCGGTGGCGGGGCCGGGCGTGAAGCCCTTCAACTGGCCGGCGCAGATCATCCTGCTGCTGCTGGGCGGGCTGCTGTTCCTAATCTGGCGCATGTGGAACCAGTTCCGCGAGCGCACCATCGACCCGGCCGTGCGGTCCGCCGACCAGGCCTGGGACCGGCTCGACGCCCGCGCCGATGCCGCCCGCGACCGTGCGCAGGGGCGGATGCGGCGCTGGTGGAACGGGCTCAAGGGTCGCTGA
- a CDS encoding pyruvate dehydrogenase complex dihydrolipoamide acetyltransferase, which yields MPTEILMPALSPTMEEGTLAKWLVKEGDTVKSGDILAEIETDKATMEFEAVDEGTVGKILIAEGTAGVKVNTPIAVLLEEGESASDIGSAPAPKAEAAAAAAPAKAEAAMAAPAPAVPAPAAPKAADGGRVFASPLARRIAAEKGIDLAAVTGSGPHGRIVKADVEAAKPGAARPATAEAPKAAAAPAAAAPAGPSTETVLKIYADRETTEVALDGMRRTIAARLTEAKQTIPHFYLRKSAKLDELMKFRAMLNKQLESRGVKLSVNDFIIKACALALQEVPDANAVWAGDRILKLKPSDVAVAVAIEGGLFTPVLKDAQQKTLSSLSTEMKDLANRAKTKKLAPHEYQGGSFAISNLGMFGIENFDAVINPPHGAILAVGAGIQTPVVENGEIVIRNVMSMTLSVDHRVIDGALGAQLLDAIVKHLENPMGMLA from the coding sequence ATGCCGACAGAAATCCTGATGCCCGCGCTTTCTCCGACCATGGAGGAGGGCACGCTGGCCAAATGGCTGGTGAAGGAAGGCGACACGGTCAAATCCGGCGACATCCTGGCCGAGATCGAGACCGACAAGGCGACGATGGAATTCGAGGCCGTGGACGAAGGCACGGTGGGCAAGATCCTGATCGCCGAGGGCACGGCGGGCGTGAAGGTGAACACGCCCATCGCCGTCCTGCTGGAAGAGGGCGAGAGCGCCTCCGACATCGGCTCGGCCCCGGCGCCCAAGGCCGAAGCCGCAGCCGCAGCCGCACCGGCGAAAGCCGAGGCGGCCATGGCGGCTCCAGCACCGGCAGTCCCTGCCCCGGCGGCGCCGAAGGCGGCCGACGGCGGGCGGGTCTTCGCCTCGCCGCTGGCGCGCCGCATCGCGGCCGAAAAGGGCATCGACCTCGCCGCCGTGACCGGCTCGGGTCCGCATGGCCGCATCGTCAAGGCGGATGTCGAGGCCGCGAAACCGGGCGCAGCCAGGCCCGCCACCGCCGAGGCCCCGAAAGCCGCCGCTGCCCCGGCAGCGGCCGCACCCGCTGGTCCCTCGACGGAAACCGTGCTCAAGATCTATGCCGACCGCGAGACGACCGAGGTGGCCCTGGACGGCATGCGCCGCACCATCGCCGCCCGCCTGACCGAGGCCAAGCAGACCATCCCGCATTTCTACCTGCGCAAATCGGCCAAGCTGGATGAGCTGATGAAGTTCCGCGCCATGCTGAACAAGCAGCTGGAATCGCGCGGTGTGAAGCTGTCGGTCAACGACTTCATCATCAAGGCCTGCGCGCTGGCGCTGCAAGAGGTGCCGGATGCGAACGCGGTCTGGGCCGGCGACCGCATCCTGAAGCTCAAGCCCTCGGACGTGGCCGTCGCCGTCGCCATCGAAGGCGGCCTGTTCACCCCGGTGCTGAAGGACGCGCAGCAAAAGACGCTGTCGTCCCTCTCGACCGAGATGAAGGACCTCGCCAACCGCGCCAAGACCAAGAAGCTGGCCCCGCATGAATACCAGGGCGGCAGCTTCGCGATCTCGAACCTGGGCATGTTCGGCATCGAGAACTTCGACGCCGTCATCAACCCGCCGCATGGCGCGATCCTCGCCGTCGGCGCCGGCATCCAGACCCCCGTGGTCGAAAACGGCGAGATCGTGATCCGCAACGTCATGTCGATGACGCTCTCGGTCGATCACCGGGTCATCGACGGCGCCCTCGGCGCCCAGCTGCTCGACGCCATCGTCAAGCACCTGGAAAACCCGATGGGCATGCTGGCCTGA
- the deoC gene encoding deoxyribose-phosphate aldolase, which yields MPTRNPGTDFRLDWFEGVTVNTPAAERRAASLPGRRSLKKEWQAAWLLNAVRCIDLTTLAGDDTPDRVARLCAKARQPVDAGDLALMGVEQLTTGAVCVYPTMVAAAKRALEGTGVPVASVATGFPAGLMPLDLRLAEIRYALDQGADEIDIVISRAHALRGEWAALYDEICAMREACGPALMKAILATGELKTLTNVARASHVAMQAGADFIKTSTGKEPVNATLPMSLVMLRAIRDYRDRTGFAVGFKPAGGLKTAKDALNWQVLMAEELGRDWLRPDLFRIGASSLLGDIERQISHFVTGRYASAHRLAAG from the coding sequence ATGCCGACCAGGAACCCAGGCACCGACTTCCGCCTCGACTGGTTCGAGGGCGTCACCGTCAACACCCCCGCGGCCGAGCGGCGCGCCGCCAGCCTGCCGGGGCGCCGCAGCCTCAAGAAGGAATGGCAGGCCGCCTGGCTTCTGAATGCGGTGCGCTGCATCGACCTGACCACGCTCGCGGGCGACGACACCCCCGACCGCGTGGCCCGGCTTTGCGCCAAGGCGCGCCAGCCGGTCGATGCCGGCGACCTGGCGCTGATGGGGGTCGAGCAGCTGACCACCGGCGCGGTCTGCGTCTATCCCACCATGGTGGCGGCCGCCAAGCGGGCGCTGGAGGGCACGGGCGTGCCGGTGGCCTCGGTCGCGACCGGCTTTCCGGCCGGGCTGATGCCCTTGGACCTGCGGCTGGCCGAGATCCGCTATGCGCTGGACCAGGGCGCCGATGAGATCGACATCGTGATTTCCCGCGCCCATGCGCTGCGCGGCGAATGGGCGGCGCTTTACGACGAGATTTGCGCCATGCGCGAGGCTTGCGGCCCGGCGCTGATGAAGGCGATCCTGGCGACGGGAGAGCTGAAGACCCTGACCAATGTCGCGCGCGCAAGCCATGTCGCCATGCAGGCGGGGGCGGATTTCATCAAAACCTCGACCGGGAAAGAGCCGGTGAACGCCACGCTGCCGATGTCTCTGGTCATGCTGCGCGCGATCCGCGACTATCGCGACCGCACCGGCTTTGCCGTGGGGTTCAAGCCGGCGGGGGGACTGAAGACCGCCAAGGACGCGCTGAACTGGCAGGTGCTGATGGCCGAGGAACTGGGTCGCGACTGGCTGCGCCCAGACCTGTTCCGCATCGGCGCCAGCTCGCTTCTGGGCGATATCGAGCGGCAGATCTCGCATTTCGTGACCGGGCGCTATGCCAGCGCCCACCGGCTGGCTGCGGGGTGA
- a CDS encoding pyruvate dehydrogenase complex E1 component subunit beta: MATEILMPALSPTMEEGTLAKWLVKEGDTVKSGDILAEIETDKATMEFEAVDEGIVGKLLIAEGTQGVKVNTPIAVLVEEGESADAAPAATAAPAPAAEAPAPAAAPAQAAAPAPAPAVDQSPDWPEGTPMKTMTVREALREAMEEEMTRDDTVFLMGEEVGEYQGAYKISQGLLDKFGPRRIVDTPISEIGFAGIGTGAALAGLRPIVEFMTFNFAMQAMDHIINSAAKTLYMSGGQMGAPMVFRGPNGAAARVAAQHSQDYAAWFAQVPGLKVVMPYSAADAKGLLKQAIRDNNPVVFLENEILYGRSFEVPDLEDFTIPFGKAKIVRSGKDVTLISFGIGMTHALDAAEKLAGEGIEAEVIDLRTLRPIDYATVIASVQKTNRCVTVEEGFPVCSIGNHLSAYIMENAFDYLDAPVINCTGKDVPMPYAANLEKHALITSDEVVAAVKKVTYR, encoded by the coding sequence ATGGCAACCGAAATCCTGATGCCCGCCCTGTCGCCGACCATGGAGGAAGGCACGCTGGCCAAATGGCTGGTCAAGGAAGGCGATACCGTCAAATCCGGCGACATCCTGGCCGAGATCGAAACCGACAAGGCCACGATGGAATTCGAGGCGGTCGATGAAGGCATCGTCGGCAAACTGCTGATCGCCGAAGGCACCCAGGGGGTCAAGGTAAACACCCCCATCGCCGTGCTGGTCGAGGAAGGCGAATCCGCCGATGCCGCGCCCGCCGCCACGGCCGCGCCGGCCCCTGCGGCCGAAGCCCCGGCGCCGGCCGCCGCACCCGCTCAGGCTGCGGCCCCTGCCCCGGCCCCGGCCGTGGACCAGTCGCCCGACTGGCCCGAAGGCACGCCGATGAAGACCATGACCGTGCGGGAAGCCCTGCGCGAGGCCATGGAAGAGGAAATGACCCGCGACGACACCGTCTTCCTGATGGGCGAGGAAGTCGGCGAGTATCAGGGCGCCTACAAGATCAGCCAGGGCCTGCTCGACAAGTTCGGTCCGCGCCGCATCGTCGACACTCCGATCTCGGAAATCGGCTTCGCCGGCATCGGCACCGGGGCGGCCCTGGCCGGGCTGCGTCCCATCGTCGAGTTCATGACCTTCAACTTCGCCATGCAGGCGATGGACCACATCATCAACTCGGCCGCCAAGACGCTCTACATGTCCGGCGGCCAGATGGGCGCGCCGATGGTGTTTCGCGGTCCGAACGGCGCCGCCGCCCGCGTCGCCGCCCAGCACAGCCAGGATTATGCCGCCTGGTTCGCCCAGGTCCCCGGCCTGAAAGTCGTCATGCCCTATTCGGCCGCCGACGCGAAGGGCCTGCTGAAACAGGCGATCCGCGACAACAACCCGGTCGTCTTCCTGGAAAACGAGATCCTCTACGGCCGCAGCTTCGAAGTGCCGGATCTGGAAGATTTCACCATCCCCTTCGGCAAGGCCAAGATCGTGCGCTCCGGCAAGGACGTCACGCTGATCAGCTTCGGCATCGGCATGACCCACGCGCTCGACGCGGCCGAGAAACTGGCCGGCGAGGGCATCGAGGCCGAGGTCATCGACCTGCGCACCCTGCGCCCGATCGACTATGCGACCGTGATCGCCTCGGTGCAGAAGACCAACCGCTGCGTGACGGTGGAAGAGGGCTTCCCGGTCTGCTCGATCGGCAACCACCTCTCGGCCTATATCATGGAAAACGCCTTCGATTACCTCGACGCGCCGGTGATCAACTGCACCGGCAAGGACGTGCCCATGCCCTATGCCGCCAACCTGGAAAAGCACGCGCTGATCACCTCCGACGAGGTGGTGGCGGCGGTCAAGAAAGTCACCTACCGTTAA
- a CDS encoding aldehyde dehydrogenase family protein: MPKVTEIMESMEYGPAPEDSAAVRDWLRDRGAFGHFIAGRFTRPGQTFASRDPSTGEELAQVTQGTARDVAKAVRAARRAQRGWGAMPGHDRARFLYAIARTIQKRERFLAVLETLDNGKPIREGRDIDLPLVVRHFYHHAGWAELAESEFPGHRALGVCGQIIPWNFPLLMLAWKVAPALAAGNTVVLKPAEYTPLTALAFADICAHVGLPAGVVNIVTGDGDTGEALVAAPVDKLAFTGSTEVGRQIARACAGSGKALTLELGGKSPFVVMADADLDAAVEGVVDGVWFNQGQVCCAGSRILVAESVAERFETLLRARMARLRVGPPLDKSTDIGALVDPVQKERILSILGAAVSAGAELVGGLPGRGCFIAPGYLRNIAPANPGMIEEIFGPIATLSTFRTPDEAADLANNTRYGLAASVWSENAAVATDLAARIKAGVVWVNCANLFDAAVPFGGMRDSGYGREGGREGMLDYLAAPVAAQRDPLPAEIVPAEASGIDRTVKLYIGGAQKRPDGGASYAAEGELIPLGNRKDIRNAVEAAQGSLAKWQGLGGHGRAQVLYFLAENLAQRRAEFAGFASPAEVDAAIRRCFFYAGFADKYDGATVAAKPGHLCHVQPEPHGVMGLVAPVAAPLAGFLSLVLPAIAMGNSVVAVPSQDLPMAALTLAQVLACSDVPGGVVNIVTGPRDALSAALAGHDGVSAIWHAGQGEGLAATRAAAAATLIPVWVPPPRDWSDPAAQGREFLRAASRIKTIWLPYGALPAGTGSAAY; this comes from the coding sequence ATGCCGAAGGTGACAGAGATCATGGAAAGCATGGAATACGGCCCCGCGCCCGAGGATTCGGCCGCCGTCCGTGACTGGCTGCGCGACCGCGGCGCCTTCGGCCATTTCATCGCCGGCCGCTTCACCAGGCCGGGCCAGACCTTTGCCAGCCGCGACCCCTCGACCGGCGAGGAACTGGCGCAGGTCACGCAGGGCACCGCGCGGGACGTGGCGAAGGCCGTGCGCGCCGCGCGCCGGGCGCAGCGCGGTTGGGGCGCCATGCCCGGCCACGACCGGGCGCGCTTCCTTTACGCCATCGCCCGCACGATCCAGAAGCGCGAGCGATTCCTGGCGGTGCTGGAAACGCTCGACAACGGCAAGCCGATCCGCGAAGGCCGCGACATCGACCTGCCGCTGGTGGTGCGGCATTTCTACCACCACGCCGGCTGGGCCGAACTGGCCGAGAGCGAGTTTCCCGGCCACCGCGCCCTGGGCGTCTGCGGCCAGATCATCCCGTGGAATTTCCCGCTGCTGATGCTGGCCTGGAAGGTGGCGCCGGCGCTGGCGGCCGGCAATACGGTGGTGCTGAAGCCTGCCGAATACACGCCGCTGACCGCGCTGGCCTTTGCCGATATCTGCGCCCATGTCGGCCTGCCGGCGGGCGTGGTCAATATCGTCACCGGCGACGGCGACACCGGCGAGGCGCTGGTGGCGGCCCCGGTCGACAAGCTGGCCTTCACCGGCTCGACCGAGGTCGGGCGCCAGATCGCCCGCGCCTGCGCCGGCTCGGGCAAGGCGCTGACGCTGGAACTGGGCGGCAAGTCGCCCTTCGTGGTCATGGCGGATGCCGATCTGGACGCCGCGGTCGAGGGCGTGGTCGATGGGGTCTGGTTCAACCAGGGCCAGGTCTGCTGCGCCGGTTCGCGCATCCTGGTCGCGGAATCGGTCGCCGAGCGTTTCGAGACCTTGCTGCGCGCCCGGATGGCGCGGCTGCGCGTCGGCCCGCCGCTGGACAAGTCCACCGACATCGGCGCCCTCGTCGATCCGGTGCAGAAGGAACGCATCCTCAGCATTCTCGGCGCGGCGGTCAGCGCCGGGGCGGAACTGGTCGGCGGCCTGCCCGGCAGGGGCTGTTTCATCGCGCCGGGCTATCTGCGCAACATCGCGCCGGCCAATCCGGGCATGATCGAGGAGATCTTCGGCCCCATCGCCACGCTTTCCACCTTCCGCACCCCGGACGAGGCGGCGGATCTGGCCAACAACACCCGCTACGGTCTGGCGGCCTCGGTCTGGTCCGAGAATGCGGCGGTGGCGACCGACCTCGCGGCGCGGATCAAGGCCGGCGTGGTCTGGGTGAATTGCGCCAACCTCTTCGACGCGGCGGTGCCGTTCGGCGGCATGCGCGATTCGGGCTATGGCCGCGAGGGCGGGCGCGAGGGCATGCTGGACTATCTTGCCGCGCCCGTCGCGGCACAGCGCGACCCGCTGCCAGCCGAGATCGTGCCGGCCGAGGCTTCGGGGATAGATCGCACCGTCAAGCTCTATATCGGCGGCGCGCAGAAGCGGCCCGACGGCGGTGCAAGCTATGCCGCCGAAGGGGAGCTGATTCCGTTGGGCAACCGCAAGGACATCCGCAATGCCGTCGAGGCGGCGCAGGGCAGCTTGGCGAAATGGCAGGGTCTGGGCGGGCATGGCCGGGCGCAGGTGCTGTATTTCCTGGCCGAGAACCTGGCGCAGCGCCGGGCCGAATTCGCCGGCTTCGCCAGCCCGGCCGAGGTCGATGCCGCCATCCGCCGCTGCTTCTTCTACGCCGGCTTCGCCGATAAATACGACGGCGCCACGGTCGCGGCCAAGCCCGGCCACCTGTGCCATGTCCAGCCCGAGCCGCATGGCGTGATGGGGCTGGTCGCCCCGGTCGCGGCGCCGCTGGCGGGGTTCCTGTCGCTGGTGCTGCCGGCCATCGCCATGGGCAATTCCGTGGTGGCGGTGCCCTCGCAGGACCTGCCGATGGCGGCCCTGACCCTGGCGCAGGTGCTGGCCTGTTCGGACGTGCCGGGCGGCGTGGTCAATATCGTCACCGGCCCGCGCGATGCGCTGTCGGCGGCGCTTGCCGGGCATGACGGCGTCTCGGCGATCTGGCATGCCGGGCAGGGCGAGGGGCTGGCCGCGACCCGGGCCGCGGCGGCCGCGACGCTGATCCCGGTCTGGGTGCCGCCGCCGCGCGACTGGAGCGATCCGGCCGCGCAGGGCCGCGAATTCCTGCGCGCGGCGAGCAGGATCAAGACGATCTGGCTGCCTTATGGCGCGCTTCCCGCAGGGACCGGCAGCGCCGCTTATTGA
- the pdhA gene encoding pyruvate dehydrogenase (acetyl-transferring) E1 component subunit alpha: MVRKPAAKESTSNVSRDELLKYYRDMLLIRRFEEKAGQLYGMGLIGGFCHLYIGQEAVVVGLEAAAKEGDKRITSYRDHGHMLACGMEARGVMAELTGRSGGYSKGKGGSMHMFSREKHFYGGHGIVAAQVPLGAGLAFADKYLGNDNVTFAYFGDGASNQGQVYETYNMAELWELPVIFVIENNQYAMGTSMKRSTKSTTLFGRGESFGIAGEQVDGMDVLAVKAAGEKAVAHCRAGKGPYILEVMTYRYRGHSMSDPAKYRTREEVQKMRDERDAIEHVRELLLTGKHASEDDLKAIDKEIKDIVNDSAEFAKESPEPALDELWTDIYAEEQSA, translated from the coding sequence ATGGTCAGAAAGCCCGCAGCCAAGGAAAGCACGTCCAACGTGTCCCGAGACGAGCTGCTCAAATATTACCGCGACATGTTGCTGATCCGCCGATTCGAGGAAAAGGCCGGCCAGCTCTACGGCATGGGCCTGATCGGTGGCTTCTGCCACCTCTACATCGGGCAAGAGGCCGTGGTGGTCGGCCTGGAAGCCGCCGCCAAGGAAGGCGACAAGCGCATCACCTCCTACCGCGACCACGGCCACATGCTGGCCTGCGGCATGGAAGCCCGCGGCGTGATGGCCGAACTGACCGGCCGCAGCGGCGGCTATTCCAAGGGCAAGGGCGGCTCGATGCACATGTTCAGCCGCGAGAAGCATTTCTACGGCGGCCACGGCATCGTCGCGGCGCAGGTGCCGCTGGGCGCGGGCCTCGCCTTCGCCGACAAATATCTCGGCAACGACAACGTGACCTTCGCCTATTTCGGCGACGGCGCCTCGAACCAGGGCCAGGTCTACGAGACCTACAACATGGCCGAACTCTGGGAGCTTCCGGTCATCTTCGTGATCGAGAACAACCAATACGCCATGGGCACCTCGATGAAGCGCTCGACCAAATCGACGACGCTCTTCGGGCGCGGCGAATCCTTCGGCATCGCGGGCGAGCAGGTCGACGGCATGGACGTGCTGGCGGTCAAGGCGGCGGGCGAAAAGGCCGTGGCGCATTGCCGCGCCGGCAAGGGCCCCTACATCCTGGAGGTGATGACCTACCGCTATCGCGGCCACTCGATGTCCGACCCGGCGAAATACCGCACGCGCGAGGAAGTGCAGAAGATGCGCGACGAACGCGACGCCATCGAACACGTCCGCGAACTGCTCCTGACCGGCAAGCATGCGAGCGAGGACGACCTCAAGGCCATCGACAAGGAAATCAAGGATATCGTGAACGACTCGGCCGAATTCGCCAAGGAAAGCCCGGAGCCCGCGCTGGACGAACTCTGGACCGATATCTACGCCGAAGAGCAAAGCGCCTGA
- a CDS encoding FtsB family cell division protein: MTQRLSISAIIFFVVMILLGVYFAFAAVQGPSGILRRVQLQAETQDLIAQRDRLQAEVDRMRNLTRRLSDDFLDLDLLDERARDVLGLVRADEVIIR, translated from the coding sequence ATGACCCAACGCCTGTCGATCAGCGCCATCATCTTCTTCGTCGTGATGATCCTCCTCGGGGTCTATTTCGCCTTCGCGGCGGTCCAGGGCCCCTCGGGCATCCTGCGCCGCGTGCAGTTGCAGGCCGAAACCCAGGACCTGATCGCCCAGCGCGACCGGCTGCAGGCCGAGGTCGACCGCATGCGCAACCTGACGCGCCGGCTGTCGGACGACTTCCTGGACCTCGACCTGCTGGACGAACGCGCCCGCGACGTGCTGGGACTGGTGCGCGCGGACGAGGTCATCATCCGCTGA
- a CDS encoding acetylornithine deacetylase/succinyl-diaminopimelate desuccinylase family protein produces MDPLRLEIESRRDDLIRLTQDLIRIPTLNPPGRHYLDICEYLRARLAPQGWDCALVRAKGSPGDSEPFPRWNLVARHHGATPGACVHFNSHHDVVEVGHGWTRDPFGAEIDGDRIHGRGACDMKGGLASSIIAAEAFVALYPDHPGQIEISATADEETGGYGGVAYLAEHGAFAHVDHVIIPEPLHKDRICLGHRGVWWAEIETHGRIAHGSMPFLGDSAIRHMGAVLEEMERSLFPLLLTRHSAMPVIPQGARSPTLNINAIHGGEPDLGPDFTGLPAACVADRCRITIDRRFLIEEDLAEVKREVAALLDGIKAQRPGFSYEIRDLFEVVPSMTDREAPVVRSTAAAIRRVLGREAGYVVSPGTYDQKHIDRIGKLGNCIAYGPGVLDLAHQPDEWIGVQDMLDSARVMALVLADILLGDSPGPAPVA; encoded by the coding sequence ATGGACCCGCTTCGCTTGGAAATCGAGAGCCGCCGCGACGATCTGATCCGCCTGACCCAGGATCTGATCCGCATCCCGACGCTGAACCCTCCGGGCCGGCACTATCTCGACATCTGCGAATACCTGCGCGCGCGGCTGGCGCCGCAGGGCTGGGACTGCGCGCTGGTCCGCGCCAAGGGCAGCCCCGGCGACAGCGAGCCCTTTCCGCGCTGGAACCTGGTCGCCCGCCACCACGGCGCCACCCCCGGCGCCTGCGTGCATTTCAACAGCCACCACGACGTGGTCGAGGTCGGCCACGGCTGGACCCGCGACCCGTTCGGCGCCGAAATCGACGGCGACCGCATCCATGGCCGCGGCGCCTGCGACATGAAGGGCGGCTTGGCCTCCAGCATCATCGCGGCCGAGGCCTTCGTCGCGCTCTATCCCGACCACCCCGGCCAGATCGAGATCAGCGCCACCGCCGACGAGGAAACCGGCGGCTATGGCGGCGTCGCCTACCTGGCCGAGCACGGCGCCTTTGCCCATGTCGACCACGTCATCATCCCCGAGCCGCTGCACAAGGACCGCATCTGCCTGGGCCATCGCGGCGTCTGGTGGGCCGAGATCGAGACGCATGGCCGCATCGCCCATGGCTCGATGCCCTTCCTGGGCGACAGCGCCATCCGCCACATGGGCGCCGTGCTCGAGGAAATGGAGCGCAGCCTGTTCCCGCTGCTGCTGACCCGGCACAGCGCGATGCCGGTGATCCCGCAGGGCGCCCGCAGCCCGACGCTGAACATCAACGCGATCCATGGCGGCGAGCCCGACCTCGGCCCGGATTTTACGGGCCTGCCGGCAGCCTGCGTCGCCGACCGCTGCCGCATCACCATCGACCGCCGCTTCCTGATCGAAGAGGACCTGGCCGAGGTCAAGCGCGAGGTCGCGGCGCTGCTCGACGGCATCAAGGCGCAACGGCCTGGATTTTCCTACGAGATCCGCGACCTGTTCGAGGTCGTCCCCAGCATGACCGACCGCGAGGCGCCCGTCGTGCGCTCGACCGCCGCCGCCATCCGGCGGGTGCTGGGCCGCGAGGCGGGCTATGTCGTCAGCCCCGGCACCTACGACCAGAAACACATCGACCGCATCGGCAAGCTCGGGAACTGCATCGCCTACGGGCCCGGGGTGCTGGACCTGGCGCATCAGCCCGACGAATGGATCGGCGTCCAGGACATGCTGGATTCGGCGCGGGTGATGGCGCTGGTCCTCGCCGACATCCTGTTGGGGGATTCCCCCGGCCCCGCGCCTGTGGCATGA